Within the Marixanthomonas sp. SCSIO 43207 genome, the region AGCTGAAGCTAATGTATATGGTGTTCAAGCCGGTATTGAAGTGAAGCTGCCAAGTAATTTTGGTTTTTCTTCAGACTTTAATTATCAATACGGAGAAGAAGAACTAGATGACGGCTCAAAAAGTCGTTCTCGTCATGCAGCACCTTGGTTTGGTGTTTCTAGGCTAACGTATAGTGCACAAAAACTAAATATGCAGCTTTATTTAAATTATAGTGGAGAACTAGATTTTGAAGATTTACCTGAATCTGAAAAAGGTAAAACCGAGATTTATGCAATTAACGAAGAGGGAAACCCCTACGCTGCAGGTTGGTACACTCTTAATTATAAAGCTAGTTATCGTTTAAATGATATGTTTACTGTAACCGGAGGGCTTGAAAATATAACTGATAGACGGTACCGTCCTTATAGCTCAGGAATTTCGGGAGCAGGACGAAACTTTATTCTTTCGCTGCGAGCAGACTTTTAATTCTGAAATAATTAGTAAATTTAAAACTGTCATCTTTTTAGATGGCAGTTTTTTTATTGGCATGCTTAAAAAGAAAATCCAAAAACACCAGTAACCCCAAATTCTCGAGCCCCAGGATTATCTAAGTAATTTCCTCGGAAATTAAAATCAATTCTGAAAATTCTAAAAATATTACCTACACCTACACTCCACTCCCAGTAGATATCTTCTGGAGCTTGATACACAATATTTGACGCATTGAGTGCTTTGTTATCATCAGATATTTGTCCATAAACAGCTCTAAAACCTATTACTTCTCTAAGGTCTAAATCGCGTAAACCAGGAATTCTACCAAAAATACGACCTCCAAAATCATGTTGCAGATGTAAAGATGTGTATGTATCGGTTACAAACTCATAATAATCAAGATTTGTAAAAGCATTATATAAACTAAAGTACGTTTGATTACCTGGCACCGGACTTAATAACCCGAGCGGTACAGGATCAAAGATTTTACCTGCTTCAATTGTAGAAAGTAATCTCCCAAATCCACCAATATTCCACGGCTGTGTATATAGAGTTTGAAGCTTTTTATATTCAAAATCTCCATCCAGAATATCTTTAAGACCATAGGTATAACCTAGATAAAAACTGGGATAATCTCCATCATTAATAATGGTTCTTTCTACGCCATAACCAGAAGTTTTACGCTTAGGAGTATAGAAAAGACCTAATTCTATTTCGGGTTGAGAAATAGTACTTTTTACACTTCCGTCTTCAGCAAAATAATCTAAGCTAAATGTATCTGTGGCAGAGCGCAATTTTCTATGAGAGCCTGTAACCCGAACGGTAAAATTTTTGGCAGGTTCAATTTCAAACCCGGCTGTTGCGAGTTTTATACGAGTTAAACGGTCATTTGCACCTACAGAAATTAATGATGAAGAAGCCAAACTTCTCCCCAATACATCATTACTTGTAGTTAAACTAGCACCTGTTTGCTCAACGTCTTTTCTATACCCACTGAAAATGGATAATCTTGACTTTCGGTCTAAAAGTACTTTTCCTGATATTCCAAATTTGAATCGTTTGTCTTTAAAACCATATGCTCCAAAGGTTTCTATTCGCCAAGGATCATTTTGGCTAAAGTAGGTTCTACCACCTAGTCTAATTCGTAATCCTTCGGCTTCATTAAAACCAAAAATGGAAAAAACCGGACCAACATCAAAGTTATCTACTTCATAATAACCCGTAGCCAAAGTAGCTCCAAGGTTATAAAGTGTTTTAAAGCGAGGTACCGTTTTAAGAGTGTCTAAAAGGCGATAAACACCTTTTTCATCTTTATTTAAGGCTTCCATACGGTTTTGTTCCCAAAAACTATCGGGTCTATTATAAACCGCTTCATTATATGGGTTGGTTTGTTCACCGTAAAAACTTTTATCTTTTTTTATATCAAAGTTATAATTATCATACAGCGTTGTTCTTTTTCCGTAGATACCTTGTGCTTCTTCTTTTTTTCTGAAACTGAAATCACTCAAAAAATGATCTCGAGTTATTAAAAATATACTGTCGTTTAACACTTCAAACTCTTGCTCTATATACACTTCTCTCACCCAATTAAGGTTTGCACTTTTTGAAGCTTGTAGGTTTATTTCTTTGATAGCCCAAGTTGTATCGTTTACCCAAAAATCACCTTTAAAAGTTAGTTCGTTTTTTCTACGAGGGTAATAAACAATGTTGTAGCACCACTTGTTATCACGATAAGCACTGTCTAAAAGAACATAATTATAAACGTCAATACCTGTACGAGATAAAGGGCTTGTAAAGGCCTTGTCAAAAAACTTTAGGTAATTATCATAGACATTATATTCTTTATACAGATCTTTTACAAAAGCAATCAGGGTTTGATTGTTTTCAAAACCCGAGTTTTTATTTCCTTTTAATACTTCTTTTTCTTCATTTAAATCATTGTCACCATATACCTTTGAATAGGCTTCATTTATAAAAATAGGCAGGTAAGAGTTTCCGGTAACTTTTGATGTGTCAATTTGATCCCACATAAATTCCATTCCTTTAAAAATTTTACTTTTTATAAGGGTACTATCAATGGTGTTAAGGTCAAATTCTAGTTTTTCATATTTATCGTAGCTGTACTGTTTGAATTTTTTTACTCCATTTTCACGCCTATTTTCCCAAATTTTACGAAGAATATCAATAGCCGGATTGTTCTCTTTGGGCTGTTTACCACTTACAATCACAACTTCATCAAGAGCTGCAGCTTCTTCTTCAAGCGTCACCTCCATTTTGTAAGAGTTACGCTGTGTTAATGCAACCTCTTTACTTTCAAAACCTACAAATGAAAAAACTATTGCATCAAAATTTTGATCACTTTCTAGGTAAAAACGACCGTCTTCATTTGATATCGTCCCTTCGTTTGAAGCTTTAAAAACTACATTTACAAAGGGTAATGGAGTACCAGAAGCATCTTTAACCGTACCACTTACCTTTGTTTGCGCAACCAAAACTGAGGTAATTAATAAAAAAAATGAAATAATTAATTGTTTCATAGTAGGTTCTTTCAGCTAGATTTTGTGGACAAAAAAACCTTGCATTACGTAAACGCAATGAAAGGTTTATATTGGTGTATCAATAGTAAGATACACGTTATATTATTTGTAAAGTACTTTTTTTACTGCCTTTACTACATCACTTGGTCCTGGCAACCATTCTTTTAATAATTCTGGTGAATAAGGTGCCGGTGTATCTCCTGTATTTATTTTTACAATTGGTGCATCTAGGTAATCAAAGGCTTGACTTTGCACTTGGTATGTAATTTCAGTTGCTACGTTACCAAAAGGCCAAGCTTCTTCAAGAATTACCAATCTATTTGTTTTTTT harbors:
- a CDS encoding DUF5686 and carboxypeptidase-like regulatory domain-containing protein; protein product: MKQLIISFFLLITSVLVAQTKVSGTVKDASGTPLPFVNVVFKASNEGTISNEDGRFYLESDQNFDAIVFSFVGFESKEVALTQRNSYKMEVTLEEEAAALDEVVIVSGKQPKENNPAIDILRKIWENRRENGVKKFKQYSYDKYEKLEFDLNTIDSTLIKSKIFKGMEFMWDQIDTSKVTGNSYLPIFINEAYSKVYGDNDLNEEKEVLKGNKNSGFENNQTLIAFVKDLYKEYNVYDNYLKFFDKAFTSPLSRTGIDVYNYVLLDSAYRDNKWCYNIVYYPRRKNELTFKGDFWVNDTTWAIKEINLQASKSANLNWVREVYIEQEFEVLNDSIFLITRDHFLSDFSFRKKEEAQGIYGKRTTLYDNYNFDIKKDKSFYGEQTNPYNEAVYNRPDSFWEQNRMEALNKDEKGVYRLLDTLKTVPRFKTLYNLGATLATGYYEVDNFDVGPVFSIFGFNEAEGLRIRLGGRTYFSQNDPWRIETFGAYGFKDKRFKFGISGKVLLDRKSRLSIFSGYRKDVEQTGASLTTSNDVLGRSLASSSLISVGANDRLTRIKLATAGFEIEPAKNFTVRVTGSHRKLRSATDTFSLDYFAEDGSVKSTISQPEIELGLFYTPKRKTSGYGVERTIINDGDYPSFYLGYTYGLKDILDGDFEYKKLQTLYTQPWNIGGFGRLLSTIEAGKIFDPVPLGLLSPVPGNQTYFSLYNAFTNLDYYEFVTDTYTSLHLQHDFGGRIFGRIPGLRDLDLREVIGFRAVYGQISDDNKALNASNIVYQAPEDIYWEWSVGVGNIFRIFRIDFNFRGNYLDNPGAREFGVTGVFGFSF